AGAGGCTTCAAGCCCGTTTGACTCGACCGCTATGATTTAATTCATAGCGGTTTCTCGTGGACCTTCTTTAGTCTTCACCGCTTATGCAGAATTGAAATGAAATCAATGATTGAATGCCATACTAAATTAAAATGTATGAAAGTGTTTTTAAAGGAGGGAAGATCATGAGTCATCATCATGTAACATCCGTTACAGAAAAGCTCGTGCAGCCAATTTTGGAAGATATGAACCTGGAGTTGGTAGAGGTCGAGTATAAACAGGAAGGGAAGAACTGGTACCTTCGTGTCTTTATCGATAAACCTGAAGGCGTAGATATTGAAGAGTGTGGTCAAGTTTCTGAAAAACTGAGTGAAAAACTTGATGAAGAAGACCCTATTGAGTTTCCATACTTTTTAGAAGTAGCCTCACCCGGAGCTGAGAGACCTTTAAAAACTCAAGAAGATTTTAAAAAGTATGTAGGCGAACATGTATATATGAAATTATACGAACCCATTGATCAAGAAAAAGAGTTCGAAGGAACGCTCGTTTCTTTTGAGAATGAAACAGCAATAGTAGAAATTCGAATAAAAACAAAAAAGAAGCAGCTGGAAGTACCATTCAGTAAAATTGCTAAGTCGAATCTGGCTGTCACGTTTAACTAAGGGGGAGAAAACTGTTGAGTAGTGAACTATTTGATGCCATGAATTATCTAGAAAAGGAAAAAGGCATCGACAAAGGTTTGTTGTTGGAAGCACTTGAAGCTGCGTTAATTTCTGCCTATAAAAAGAACTTTAATTCAGCCACTAATGTTCGGGTAGATATTAATGAAGATGAAGGCAGCATGAAAGTGTTTGCCAGAAAAACAATTGTGGATGAAGTAATGGATCCCCAGCAGGAAATTGCTTTAGAAAGCGCGAAAGAAATTGATCCTAACTATGAAGAAGAAGATGTCATTGAAGTCGAAGTTACACCAATGGACTTCGGGCGTATTGCAGCTCAGGCAGCGAAACAAGTAGTAACTCAGCGTGTCCGCGAAGCTGAGCGCGGCATTATATACGGTGAGTATGTGGATCGTGAGGAAGATGTCATGACAGGCATTATTCAGCGGAAAGATCCGCGTTTCGTGTACGTTAACCTTGGAAAAATTGAAGCTAGACTGCCTGAAGGGGAACAAATGCCAACGGAAACTTATGACGTTCATGATCGTTTAAAAGTATTTGTTACGAAGGTGGAAAATAGTAACAAGGGCCCTCACATCTATGTCTCCCGCACACATCCTGGACTTTTGAAGCGATTATTTGAAATGGAAGTTCCTGAAATTTATGATGGCACCGTAGAAGTTCGATCTGTGGCACGTGAAGCTGGGGACCGCTCAAAAATCTCTGTTTACGCTGAAGACCAGGAAATTGATCCCGTCGGTTCTTGTGTGGGTCAGCGAGGACAGCGTGTACAGGCTATCGTTAATGAATTAAAGGGTGAGAAAATTGACATTGTCCAGTGGTCGGAAGATCCGATTGAATATGTTTCTAACGCCCTGAGTCCTTCCAAAGTTGTGGAAGTTCTTGTTGATGAAGAAGAAAAAGCTACAACGGTTATCGTTCCTGATTATCAACTATCACTTGCAATAGGTAAACGCGGGCAGAATGCACGCCTGGCAGCGAAGTTAACTGGCTGGAAGATTGACATTAAGAGTGAAAGTGAAGCACGTGATCAGGGTCTGCTTGATGAAAGTGAACAAACTGATGTTGACGAAGAAATAGAAGATGAATTGTTTGATGAGTAAGGAGGGGTACTTATGGCCCGTTCTAAAAAACAACCACTCAGAAAGTGTATAGTTACTCAGGAAATGTACCCAAAGAAACAGTTGATCAGGGTCGTCCGAAATAAAGAAGGAGAAGTCTTCGTAGATGAATCCGGTAAAAAAAACGGACGAGGAGCTTACCTCTCAAGAGACCTTGAGGTTATAGAAAAAGCAGAAAAACACCAGGTGTTAAATCGCCATTTGAATACATCCGTAGACACAGCCGTTTATGAAGAACTAAAAGCAACAATTAAGGCAGACGAAAAATGAACAAACGTTATTTGAATTTATTAGGTTTAGCTTTCGGAGCCGGAAAGTGTACACTTGGAGAAGAAGCGATCGTTCGGGATATCCAGAAAAACAGAGCAAAAATCGTTCTTATCGCTTCTGACACAGGAAAACAAACAAAAAAAAAGCTGACAGATAAATGCAGCTTTTATGATATACCTTGCTATATGGTTGATGATCGGGAAACACTATCACAAGCCATCGGAAAGGCAGGGAGAGTCGCGATCGCAGTTCTTGACCAAGGATTTGCGAAAAAGTTGCAATCGCTACTCGATGAATCTATTCGGGGGTGAAGATATATATGACTAAAATGCGCGTATATGAATATGCCAAGAAAAATGAATTAGCAAGCAAACAAGTAATTGAGCAATTGAAAAAGATGAATGTTGAAGTTTCCAACCACATGTCAACTGTAGAGGATGATGTGGCTAAACAATTGGACCAGGCTTTTGGCAAGAACAAGCCAAATACTGAAGCCAAGAACACGGATGGCCAGAAGAATAATAAACCATCCAATAAGCAGCAAAAACCAAATCAGAAAAACCAGAAAAACAATAAGAATAAAAACCAGAAAAATCAAAAGTCTTCCAACCAGCAGCAGACTCCGCAGAAAAAGCAGAAGAAACAAACACCAGAAAAAATTACATTTTCTGAGAGCTTAACCGTAGGAGAGCTGGCTGAAAAGCTAAACAAGGATTCTTCTGAAATTATCAAAAAATTAATGTTTCTCGGTGTAATGGCTACTAAAAATCAGGAGCTTGAGCCTGATTCCATTGAATTGATCTGTGATGAATTTAATGTGGAAGTCGAAGAAGAAGTGATCGTTGACGAAACGGATATTGAAAACATGACATTTGACGACAACCCTGAAGACCTGAAAGAACGTCCGGCTGTCGTAACCATTATGGGTCACGTAGACCATGGTAAAACTACATTGCTCGATCAAATTCGTCATACGAAAGTAACTGAAGGAGAAGCTGGCGGAATTACACAGCATATCGGTGCTTATCAAATCGAACACGATGAGAAACAAATTACTTTCCTTGATACACCAGGTCACGCTGCCTTTACCAGCATGCGTTCCCGCGGTGCACAGGTTACGGATATCGCGATATTAGTAGTAGCAGCGGATGACGGTGTAATGCCACAGACGAAGGAAGCCATCAGCCATGCAAAAGCGGCTGGAGTTCCTATTATCGTTGCCGTTAACAAGATGGATAAAGAAGGGGCAAACCCTGACCGCGTCATGCAGGAATTAATGGAATATGGATTAATTGCTGAAGACTATGGCGGAGAAACCATTTTTGTGAAAATGTCAGCTGTTCAAGGAGAAGGAATCGACGAGTTAGTTGAAATGATTGTCCTCGTTTCTGAAATGGAAGAGTTGAAAGCCAATCCTGACCGTCTTGCGTATGGAACGGTTATTGAAGCAGAACTAGACAAAGGTCGTGGCCCTGTTGCAACCCTTCTCGTACAAAATGGAACGCTTAATGTAAGTGACTCCGTAGTTGTAGGAAATACGTTCGGACGTGTACGTGCCATGGTTAATGATATCGGACGCCGTGTGAAAGTGGCAGGCCCGTCAACTCCTGTAGAAATAACTGGCTTAAATAATGTACCTCAAGCAGGCGACCGCTTCCTCGTATTTGAAGATGAGAAGAAAGCACGCTCCATCGGCGAAGCACGCGCTCAGAAGGCTCTTGAACAAAATCGGAGCTCTACTGCTAAAGTCAGCCTGGACGATTTGTTTGAACAAATCAAACAAGGAGATATTAAAGATATTAACCTGATTGTTAAAGGTGATGTTCAAGGTTCCGTAGAAGCTCTTGCAGGTTCTCTTGAGAAAATTGATGTTGAAGGCGTTAAAGTTAAAATCATCCATACTGGGGTGGGCGCTATAACAGAATCGGACGTTGCTCTGGCCGCTGCTTCTAATGGTATCATTATCGGATTTAATGTTCGTCCAGATGGAAATGCCCGAAAAGCTGCTGAATCCGAAGATGTACAGATTCGTCTTCACAACATTATTTATAAAGTAATGGAAGAGATTGAAGCAGCCATGAAAGGAATGCTTGATCCTGAATATGAAGAAAAGATCATAGGTCAAGTTGAAGTTCGTGAAATCTTCAAAGTTTCCAAGGTGGGCACAATAGCCGGTTCTTATGTAACCGATGGAAAGATATCCCGTAACTCCGGAGTACGTATTATCCGCGATGGAGTCGTTATATTCGAAGGGGAAATCGATGCTCTTAAACGTTACAAAGATGATACGAAGGAAGTCCAGCAAGGATACGAGTGTGGAATTACGATTAAGAACTTTAACGATATTAAAGTCGGAGATATTATTGAGCCATATGAAATGCAGGAAATCGAACGCACATGATTTTGAGTGCTGAGATCGAGTGCATCATTTATGATGCTCAGTCGCTGAAGGAAAAAAGGTCGGTCCTCAAGCGTGTGAAAACAAGGATTCAAAACGAATTCAATGTAGCTGTAAGTGAACTTGATTATCAAGATCTCTGGCAGCGCACATGTATCGGTTTAGTTACGATAGCCAGTGATAAGGTTATAGCCGAACAAACCATTCAAAGGACCCTGTCCTTCATCGATTCTTTTCCAGAATTGGAAAGAACGGAAACCGTTCTGGAATGGCTATAACGTTCGTTCAGAAGAGGTGAAGAAGTTATGAATGATTTACGTGCTAATCGTGTCGGAGAACAAATGAAAAAAGAATTGAGCGATATTATCGGTAAAAAAATCAAGGACCCGCGTGTGGGCTTTGTTACCGTGACAGAAGTGAAAGTCACTGGCGATTTGCAGCAAGCTAAAATTTTCATCTCTGTATTAGGAGATGAAAAACAAAAACATGATACCCTCGTTGGTTTAGCCAAAGCTAAAGGGTTTATACGCTCTGAGATCGGTCAGCGTATTCGTCTTCGTAAGACTCCGGAAATTATGTTTGAGTTTGACGAGGCGATTGAACGAGGGAATCGTATTGAAACGATTCTTCGCGATTTGAATGACACAGATAGCTAAAATTTTGACGAATCCGTGCTCTTGCAGCACGGATTCTATGTGTATAAAAAACTTACTCTGAGGTGGTTTCATGGATGGGATTCTTCCATTATGGAAGCCTAAAGGATTTACTTCCCATGATTGTGTAAGTAAAGCTAGAGGGATGTTAAAAACTAAGAAAATTGGTCATACGGGAACGCTTGATCCAGAAGTAGAAGGAGTATTACCTTTATGTGTAGGAAAAGCTACTAAAATCGTTCCATTTTTGACAGATACGATCAAAGTATATGAAGCTTCGGTGAGGATGGGGTATTCCACAGCAACAGAAGATGCTGAAGGTGAAATAATCGAGAGAAAACCTGTAAGTCCTTCACTTAGCTTAGAAAAAATTAAAGAAGAATTACCTTCTTTCCAGGGAGATATTATTCAGGTTCCTCCTATGTATTCAGCTGTTAAAGTAAACGGGAAGAAGTTATATGAGTATGCCAGAGAAGGCATTGAAGTCGAAAGACCTAAGCGTCAGGTTAGAATTGAACAAATAGACGTCACGAGTCGTGATCTAGTATTTGAAGAAGAAACCGCTTCTTTTTCTATTCGGGTTGTATGTTCAAAAGGAACCTATATCCGAACGCTTTGTGCGGATTTGGGCCGCGCACTTGGGTATCCTTCTCATATGTCTTCCCTTGTACGTACTAAAACAGCTGATATTTCCGAACAAGAGTGTTATCGCTTTGAAGAAATTCAACGTAAAGTGGATGAACATAAACATCACGAGCTGCTATTACCCATAAAAAGAGGGCTTTCTCATATGCCATCATGGGAAGTATCGGAAAATATGAAGCCGCTGATTCAACATGGCAGGGTATTAGATAAACCTGAACATCTTGATGCGGATAACTTTTTAGTTCTGTGTGGAGAAGAAGCGTTAGCCATATATCAGCAGCATCCAACCAAGACTGGATATGTAAAGCCCTTACGAGTCTTTTAATAATAAGTAATAAAGCAGGTGAGTGAATTGAAAACGTTTCGTCTGTCGCAATCGTCATCGGACTCAATAGAATTGGAACCTAACGTGACAGCTGTAGGTTTCTTTGATGGGATCCATAAAGGGCATCAGCAAGTGATCAGCACGGCTGTAAAGAAAGCCCAGCAATTAAGCTTGAAAAGTGCAGTAATGACCTTTGATCCTCATCCTTCTGTAGTTTTAAAGAAAGAAAAACAGCATGCCCAGTACATTACTCCTCTTAAAGAAAAAGAGGAGATTCTTGAAAATATGGGAGTAGATTATTTATTCGTCGTTCATTTTGATAAAGATCTTGCTGCGTTATCTCCTCAATCATTTGTAGATGAATATTTTGCTAGTTTAAAAGTCGAGCATGTCGTAGCAGGATATGACTTCAGTTATGGCCATAAGGGGAAGGGATCGATGGAAACACTCCCTGAACATGCTAAGGGACGATTCACTCACACTGTAGTTAGAAAAGTTGCCCAGGATGAGGATAAAGTCAGTTCTACAAGAATACGTACCTTACTGGATGAAGGAAATGTTTCTGAAGTTCAGAAGCTTTTAGGGCGAAAGTTCTCAGTCAGAGGAGAAAGAAGGGAAGATACGTCGAGTGCGTGTTTTTCCCTTGCTATTAGCTCCTCTTATTACCTTCCTCACCCCGGCATTTATGCTGTAACGATCTCGGATCATCAAAGAGATTACAAAGGAATGGCGATCATAGAGGACGAGGAGCTTACAAGAAGTGAAACAATGAACCAGAAGATTTATCTTCACTGCCTTGAAAGTCCAGTTTCTGATGTCCCTGCAGAGTTTATCGTGTATTTCCATCAATTGATTAGAGAAGAAAATCTCTCTGAACAATTGAGTGAACGAAGCAGGCAAAGGGAAAAAGCCAAAGAGGATATCCGGCAGTTTTTTCGCATAGGTTAAAGGTTATCCTTGCATTTTGCCTTCAAAAATTGTACTCTTTACTATGGAACCTTCGCTTGGCGGAACGTAACTCCGACGTCCGCTCGGGGAATGGGAATTTCAAATTTTTTCAGGAGGTGTAGCTATAATGGCTATCACACAAGAACGTAAACAAGAACTAATCAATGAGTACAAGACTCATGACAATGACACAGGATCTTCTGATGTACAGATTGCTGTACTTACAGCTAAGATTAATGCATTGAATGAGCATTTACGTACTCACAAGCAGGACCACCACTCTCGTCGTGGCTTGCTTAAAATGGTAGGTAGACGTCGTAACCTATTGAACTACCTGCGTAATAATGACATTACACGTTACCGTGATTTAATTAAAAGTCTTGGCTTGCGTCGTTAATGATGGTAGAAAAAGCGGGAGTATTCCCGCTTTTTCTGTATGTTTACATACATAAGGGTGTAAACTGAGTTTAAACCCTTACTTGTACTAATGAGTTATTCTTGAGAGGAGTTAAGTTTTATATGGCAGATGAAAAGCAAGTGTTTTCAATTGATGTGGCCGGCCGTACTTTTTCTGTGGAAGTAGGCGAATTAGCGAAACAAGCTAATGGTGCCGCACTTATCCATTATGGAGATACAACCGTTCTTTCTACAGCAACGGGGTCCAAAGAACCGAAGGACCTTCCATTTTTCCCGTTAACAATTAATTATGAAGAGCGTTTATACGCGGTTGGTAAAATCCCAGGAGGTTTTATTAAGCGAGAAGGCCGTCCGAGTGATAAAGCTGTCTTGGCTTCCCGTTTGATCGACCGTCCAATTCGCCCTCTTTTTCCGGAAGGTTTCCGTAATGATGTTCAAGTCATCAGCTCGGTGATGAGTGTCGATCAGAATTGCTCGTCAGAAATGGCAGCGATGCTTGGTTCATCTATTTCCCTTGGCATATCTAATATTCCTTTTGAAGGACCTATCGCCGGGGTTATTGTTGGAAGAGTAGACGGCAAATTTGTTATTAATCCGACTGTGGAAGAACAAGAAAAAAGTGATATTGACTTAACAGTAGCCGGAACGAAAGATGCGATCAACATGGTAGAAGCAGGGGCTCAGGAAGTACCGGAAGCAGACATGTTAGAAGCGATTATGTTTGGCCATGAAGAGATTAAACGACTGGTTGAGTTTCAGGAAGAAATCGTTGCAGCTGTCGGCCGTGAAAAAATGGAAGTCCAGCTGTTCGATCTTGAATCGGAACTGAAACAAAAAGTTGAAGAAGAAGCAACAGCTTCCATCGTTTCTGCCATTAAAACAGAAGAGAAAAAAGCCAGAGAAGATGCGATCGAGCAGGCTAAAAGCGACGTAATTGCTTCTTATGAAGAACAAGAAGCAGACGAGGAAACGATCAAACAAGTTGGAGCCATTCTTGAAAATATCGTAAAAACCGAAGTGCGCCGTTTAATCACGAAGGATAAAGTTCGACCAGACGGAAGAGGCGTAGATGAAATTCGCTCCTTGACTTCCCGTGTAGGTTTACTCCCTCGGACGCATGGATCAGGTTTGTTTACAAGAGGACAAACCCAGGCTCTTAGTGTATGTACCTTAGGTGCCTTAGGTGATGTTCAAATTTTAGATGGACTGGACTTAGAAGAATCCAAGCGTTTCATGCACCATTATAACTTTCCAAAATTCTCAGTAGGCGAAACCGGGCCTATCCGTGGACCTGGACGTCGTGAAATTGGACATGGTGCTTTAGGTGAGCGTGCACTTGAAGTAGTGATTCCATCAGAAACTGAATTTCCTTACACCATTCGTCTGGTATCAGAAGTTCTGGAATCTAATGGTTCTACATCACAAGCAAGTATTTGCGCTAGTACACTGGCCATGATGGACGCAGGCGTTCCTATTAAAGCGCCGGTAGCTGGAATTGCTATGGGTCTTGTGAAATCAGGCGATGATTATACGATATTGACGGATATTCAGGGAATGGAAGATGCACTTGGAGATATGGACTTTAAAGTAGCTGGTACTGAAAAAGGTGTAACGGCTCTTCAAATGGATATTAAAATCGAAGGGTTATCCCGTGAAATTCTTGAAGAAGCACTAGGTCAAGCTAAAAAAGGCCGTATGGAAATTCTGGGGCATATGCTTGAAACACTGCCAGAAACCCGAAGCGGACTTTCTCAGTATGCTCCGAAGATTATGACAATGAAAATCAGTCCTGATAAAATCCGTGATGTGATTGGACCAAGCGGAAAACAGATTAATCAGATTATCGAAGACACTGGCGTTAAAATCGATATCGAACAGGATGGAACCGTCTTTATATCTTCTACGGACGCTGATATGAATGCTAATGCACAGAAGATCATTGAAGACATCGTTCGCGAAGTAGAAGCAGGCGAAGTTTACGATGGTAAAGTGAAGCGCATTGAGAAATTCGGCGCCTTTGTAGAGTTATTCAAAGGAAAAGAAGGTCTCGTGCACATTTCTGAAATGGCGGAAGAGCGTATCGGTAAAGTTGAGGATGTTGTCTCTATAGGTGATATCATTAAAGTGAAAGTCAAAGAAATTGACAATCAGGGACGAATCAATCTTTCCCGTAAAGCAATTCTTGTAGAAGAGAAGAAAAAACAGGAAGCTAACACTGAACAGTAGCTCCAATTTAAATGAAAATAAAGATGCTGGCTTGCCAGTTTCTTTTTTTCGTTGTAAGGGTCTAACTAGTTTTTTACTTTCATACACTTTTTTTAGGAGTGGATCTTATGAAAGTAAGAAAAGTTGGACTTTTTTTTATGGTTATTTTTTTTATTGCAGGAGTTGGACTGGCTTATCTGACTGCAAGGACTGAAGCTCCGGTTTCAGGAAGTGATGCTCTTTATCAGAAGATCGAAGAGAAAAAAAGTAATTATGAATGGAAAGCTGAAGATGCTCGAATTGACTCTGTATGGAAGAAAACCCCTGGTATTATTGGTCGTTCTGTGGATGTGGAAGCTTCATATGTAAAGATGAAGGAAAAAGGGAAGTTTGATCCGAAACTTCTCGTGTTTAAGCTGATTAAGCCTAAGGTTTCACTTAGTGATCTACCTCCTTCTCCTATCTACAGGGGGCATCCGGAGAAGCCAATGGTTTCATTTCTTATCAATGTATCCTGGGGCGAAGAATATATTCCTGATATGATTGAAACTTTCAATAAGCATCAGGTGAAAGCTACCTTCTTCATTGACGGAGCATTTGCCCAAAAATTTAATGAACTGGTTCAGATGATAGAAGAAGAGGGGCACACAATTGGCACTCATGGGTATAACCATAAAGATATGGGGCGGATGACGAAAGAGGAGGCAAGAAATAATCTGGAACAAGCTGATGAATGGTTATTTGCACTGACAAAGACGAAAGTTAAATACTTTGCACCCCCGTCAGGCAGTTTTAACATGGCGACGGTTGAAGCAGCTCACGAGATGGGAATGGAAACTGTACTGTGGACTGTGGATACTATTGACTGGAAAAAACCGACTCCAGATGTTCTGGTGAACCGAGTGATGGGACGCATTCATAATGGAGCCACCATTTTAATGCATCCTACAGAAGTTACCGCAGGCAGTCTGCCTGATCTTATTGAGTCGATTAAAAGAGAAAATTACCGGATCGGTTCTCTTCCGACACTGCTAAGTGAAGAACGATAAGGAAAGGGTGGACCATGATGAGGTTAAAATCATTGGCTAAAAAAGAAGTAATTAATGTAGAAAATGGCCAAAAACTGGGGGTGCTTGGAAGAGCTGACCTTATATTTGATCCGAGCACAGGGAAAATACAATCTATTGTTATTCAAAATAACGGAATCACAGGTATCGGTCCTGCTAGAAAAGAATTAATCATTGAGTGGGAACAGATCAAGACGATTGGCGCAGATACGATTTTATTAAAAAAATAACTTTATAAATTTAAAATGTTCATTCTCACGGATGTCTCTGTTTTCCAGAAATCCGTTTTGTTATTCATGTTGAAGTAGTTCGTTTTTAGACCTCTTCGTCGCGCAGGGGTATAGAAAGCATGACAATTACATTGAATGCAAAAAACCATCTTATCGATTCCATAAGATGGTTTTTTTAGTGACTTTTACTTCTTAGAAAAGCCCCCATTGATTTGCTTTCACTAACTGCATGGTACGGCATAGGATACAAGGAGATTAGATCATAGAAAAAAGGAGACATCCGGCATGCTGACAGGATTTCATGTAGCGGTTATAGGGGGCGATGCCCGACAGATCGAAATCATTCGAAGGCTGAATGGTTGGGATGCAACTGTTTATATAGCCGGCTTCAATCAGTTGAATGAAAGTTTTACTGAGGCCATCGACCTTGACTTTGAAAGTGAGCAGGTAAAACAATTAGACGCTATTATCCTCCCCATTCCTGGGATGGATGAAGAAGGGAATGTGGACGGAATTTTTTCAAACCGTCTTATATCAATATCGGAAGATTGGCTGAAGAAGACCCCTGAACATTGTTTGATTTTTACAGGGATTTCAAATAACTATTTAAATGATTTAACCAAACGTGTGAATCGATCACTAATTCCATTGATGGATCGTGACGATGTCGCTATATTTAACTCCATTCCCACTGTGGAAGGTACAATCATGCTTGTGATTCAGCATACTGATTTCACCATTCATGGATCGAGAGTTATCGTTCTTGGATTAGGACGCGTGGGAATGGGGCTAGCCAGAACGTTTGATCACCTTGGGGCTGAGGTGTCTGTAGGTGTGAGATCTTCTAAAAGTGCGGCAAGGGTTTATGAGATGGGTTTGACTCCGATTGACATGACAAACCTTCAAGATGTAGACCTGGAATGCGATATTCTTTTAAATACTGTTCCACAGCTTGTTGTTGACGCTTCCATAATAAAGCAGCTTCCTTCCCATGCCTTAATCCTTGACCTTGCTTCCAAACCAGGGGGAACCGACTTCTCCTATGCAGATAAAAGAGGAATTAAGGCTATTCTTGCACCCGGTCTCCCTGGTATTGTAGCACCCAAAACAGCGGGGCAGATCATCGCTGATGTGGTCTATCGTTTATTAAGTAAGAACATTAGAAAGGAGATCGATCATGACGCATAGTTTAAAAGGGAAAACAATAGGGTTCGGTCTGACTGGCTCTCATTGTACGTATCACGAAGTATTTCCGATCATGCGTGAGCTTGTAAGTTCGGGAGCGATCGTAGTTCCAATTTTATCGTATACCGTTCAAAAAACGGATACTCGTTTTGGGGATGCTGCCGATCACTTGAAAACGATTGAAGAGATTACAGGGGAGAAACCAATCATGACCATACCAGACGCTGAACCACTGGGGCCTAAACGTCCGCTGGATTGTATGGTAATCGCTCCTATGACAGGTAATTCCACCAGTAAATTTGCTAATGCATTAACAGATTCGCCTGTACTAATGGCTGCAAAAGCAACTCTTAGAAATGAAAGTCCAGTAGTTGTAGCTATTTCGAC
The Halobacillus halophilus DSM 2266 DNA segment above includes these coding regions:
- the pnp gene encoding polyribonucleotide nucleotidyltransferase; this encodes MADEKQVFSIDVAGRTFSVEVGELAKQANGAALIHYGDTTVLSTATGSKEPKDLPFFPLTINYEERLYAVGKIPGGFIKREGRPSDKAVLASRLIDRPIRPLFPEGFRNDVQVISSVMSVDQNCSSEMAAMLGSSISLGISNIPFEGPIAGVIVGRVDGKFVINPTVEEQEKSDIDLTVAGTKDAINMVEAGAQEVPEADMLEAIMFGHEEIKRLVEFQEEIVAAVGREKMEVQLFDLESELKQKVEEEATASIVSAIKTEEKKAREDAIEQAKSDVIASYEEQEADEETIKQVGAILENIVKTEVRRLITKDKVRPDGRGVDEIRSLTSRVGLLPRTHGSGLFTRGQTQALSVCTLGALGDVQILDGLDLEESKRFMHHYNFPKFSVGETGPIRGPGRREIGHGALGERALEVVIPSETEFPYTIRLVSEVLESNGSTSQASICASTLAMMDAGVPIKAPVAGIAMGLVKSGDDYTILTDIQGMEDALGDMDFKVAGTEKGVTALQMDIKIEGLSREILEEALGQAKKGRMEILGHMLETLPETRSGLSQYAPKIMTMKISPDKIRDVIGPSGKQINQIIEDTGVKIDIEQDGTVFISSTDADMNANAQKIIEDIVREVEAGEVYDGKVKRIEKFGAFVELFKGKEGLVHISEMAEERIGKVEDVVSIGDIIKVKVKEIDNQGRINLSRKAILVEEKKKQEANTEQ
- a CDS encoding polysaccharide deacetylase family protein, whose translation is MKVRKVGLFFMVIFFIAGVGLAYLTARTEAPVSGSDALYQKIEEKKSNYEWKAEDARIDSVWKKTPGIIGRSVDVEASYVKMKEKGKFDPKLLVFKLIKPKVSLSDLPPSPIYRGHPEKPMVSFLINVSWGEEYIPDMIETFNKHQVKATFFIDGAFAQKFNELVQMIEEEGHTIGTHGYNHKDMGRMTKEEARNNLEQADEWLFALTKTKVKYFAPPSGSFNMATVEAAHEMGMETVLWTVDTIDWKKPTPDVLVNRVMGRIHNGATILMHPTEVTAGSLPDLIESIKRENYRIGSLPTLLSEER
- a CDS encoding YlmC/YmxH family sporulation protein — protein: MMRLKSLAKKEVINVENGQKLGVLGRADLIFDPSTGKIQSIVIQNNGITGIGPARKELIIEWEQIKTIGADTILLKK
- the dpaA gene encoding dipicolinic acid synthetase subunit A, with product MLTGFHVAVIGGDARQIEIIRRLNGWDATVYIAGFNQLNESFTEAIDLDFESEQVKQLDAIILPIPGMDEEGNVDGIFSNRLISISEDWLKKTPEHCLIFTGISNNYLNDLTKRVNRSLIPLMDRDDVAIFNSIPTVEGTIMLVIQHTDFTIHGSRVIVLGLGRVGMGLARTFDHLGAEVSVGVRSSKSAARVYEMGLTPIDMTNLQDVDLECDILLNTVPQLVVDASIIKQLPSHALILDLASKPGGTDFSYADKRGIKAILAPGLPGIVAPKTAGQIIADVVYRLLSKNIRKEIDHDA
- a CDS encoding dipicolinate synthase subunit B; this translates as MTHSLKGKTIGFGLTGSHCTYHEVFPIMRELVSSGAIVVPILSYTVQKTDTRFGDAADHLKTIEEITGEKPIMTIPDAEPLGPKRPLDCMVIAPMTGNSTSKFANALTDSPVLMAAKATLRNESPVVVAISTNDALGLNGVNVMRLMATKNIYFVPLGQDHPYKKPNSLVADMTLIPKTIEKAIEGKQLQPVLIERYKE